A part of Desulfobacteraceae bacterium genomic DNA contains:
- the rsmA gene encoding 16S rRNA (adenine(1518)-N(6)/adenine(1519)-N(6))-dimethyltransferase RsmA: MASPHRLLKASQMRAKKQLGQNFLSDPQAAEAIVARSQVGPRSVVLEIGAGLGALTVPLARKAARVLAVEKDRELLPLLKTELLAKKIGNVEVIAADILALDWETLAQAPDEKLLVMGNLPYNISSQILVRLIRHRRWVERAVLMFQKELAQRITAASGNRDYGRLSVMLHYCARIRPVMDLKASQFYPRPKVDSVVLEIDFLSTPPVPADDEDFFGQVVKAAFGRRRKTLRNALAGSQLQLSPPAAAALLQTAAIDPARRAETLSVAEFVALSNTIGRFLRAD; this comes from the coding sequence AAACAACTGGGCCAGAACTTTCTGAGCGACCCCCAAGCGGCCGAAGCCATCGTCGCCCGCTCACAGGTCGGCCCCCGGTCGGTGGTGCTGGAAATCGGGGCCGGTCTCGGGGCACTTACCGTGCCCCTGGCCCGCAAGGCCGCCCGGGTTTTGGCTGTGGAAAAAGACCGGGAGCTGCTTCCCCTGTTGAAAACGGAGCTGCTGGCAAAGAAAATCGGCAACGTCGAGGTGATCGCCGCGGACATTCTGGCCCTGGACTGGGAGACCCTGGCGCAAGCGCCGGACGAAAAACTCCTGGTCATGGGCAACCTGCCCTACAATATCTCTTCCCAGATCCTGGTGCGCCTGATTCGCCACCGCCGCTGGGTGGAGCGGGCCGTGCTGATGTTTCAAAAGGAGCTCGCCCAGCGAATCACGGCCGCATCGGGAAACCGTGATTACGGCCGCCTGTCGGTCATGCTGCATTACTGCGCCCGGATCCGGCCGGTGATGGATCTCAAGGCCAGCCAGTTCTATCCCCGTCCCAAGGTCGATTCCGTCGTTTTGGAAATCGACTTTCTATCGACCCCGCCGGTGCCTGCCGACGACGAAGATTTTTTTGGACAGGTCGTCAAAGCGGCATTCGGCCGACGCCGCAAAACCTTGCGCAACGCCCTCGCCGGCAGTCAGCTGCAGCTGAGCCCGCCCGCCGCCGCCGCGCTGCTGCAGACGGCGGCAATAGACCCCGCGCGACGCGCCGAAACCCTCAGCGTCGCTGAATTCGTGGCCCTCAGCAACACCATCGGCCGTTTTTTGCGAGCGGACTGA
- a CDS encoding glyceraldehyde-3-phosphate dehydrogenase, which translates to MAEQNRSELALGINGFGRIGKLTAWNQVGRKYFRELVINIGRESGTSLADIAHYLARDSNYGCLHGYLYGHNSAPVISEVDESSGRMLVDGMPVRFLREQRNPAAIPWRENGVRLVVDTTGQFLDPALPVDAAKGSVRGHLDAGAEKVIVSAPFKIGDKGRATPEDAVTTVMGINETAYDPRRHRIISNASCTTTCLAHMMKPLINHFGAKKILSASMATVHAATGSQAVLDRLPKAGKTDLRKNRSVMNNIILTTTGAAKALRLVIPEMEQIGFIAESVRVATATGSLIILVLNLQDELSGESIRRERINAVYRQAAADDPQHYLHFSEEQNVSGDIVGLPKAAAIIEGHETHTRTAEVTIDLERLPGLDASLLAAVKDPVVRVPVTQAVVYGWYDNEMGSYVHMLGDRTLSVAESL; encoded by the coding sequence ATGGCTGAGCAGAATCGGAGCGAACTGGCCCTGGGCATCAACGGTTTCGGGCGGATCGGCAAACTGACGGCCTGGAACCAGGTGGGTCGGAAGTATTTCCGGGAACTGGTGATCAATATCGGCCGTGAGAGCGGCACCTCCCTGGCGGATATCGCCCACTACCTGGCGCGCGACTCCAACTACGGCTGCCTGCACGGGTATCTCTACGGGCACAACTCAGCACCGGTGATCAGCGAGGTGGACGAAAGCAGCGGCCGGATGCTGGTCGACGGGATGCCGGTGCGGTTTCTGCGGGAGCAGCGCAATCCGGCGGCGATCCCCTGGCGGGAAAACGGGGTGCGGCTGGTGGTGGATACCACCGGTCAGTTCTTGGACCCGGCGCTTCCCGTCGATGCCGCCAAAGGCTCCGTTCGCGGCCATCTGGATGCCGGCGCCGAGAAGGTGATCGTCTCGGCGCCCTTCAAGATCGGCGACAAGGGCAGAGCCACGCCCGAGGACGCGGTGACCACCGTGATGGGGATCAACGAGACGGCCTACGACCCCCGCCGCCACCGGATCATCTCAAACGCCTCCTGCACCACCACCTGCCTGGCCCATATGATGAAGCCCCTGATCAACCATTTCGGGGCCAAGAAGATCCTCTCGGCGTCGATGGCCACGGTGCACGCCGCCACCGGCTCCCAGGCGGTGCTGGACCGTCTGCCCAAGGCCGGCAAAACCGACCTGCGCAAGAACCGCAGCGTGATGAACAACATCATCCTGACCACCACCGGTGCTGCCAAGGCCCTGCGCCTGGTGATCCCCGAAATGGAGCAGATCGGCTTCATTGCCGAGTCGGTGCGGGTCGCCACCGCCACCGGCTCGCTGATCATCCTGGTGCTCAACCTCCAGGACGAACTCAGCGGGGAGTCCATCCGGCGCGAGCGGATCAACGCCGTTTATCGTCAGGCCGCGGCCGATGACCCCCAGCACTACCTCCATTTTTCCGAGGAGCAAAACGTGTCCGGGGATATCGTCGGGCTGCCCAAGGCGGCGGCCATCATCGAAGGCCATGAGACCCACACCCGGACCGCCGAAGTGACCATCGACCTCGAACGACTCCCGGGTTTGGACGCCTCCCTGCTGGCGGCGGTCAAGGACCCCGTGGTGCGGGTGCCCGTGACCCAGGCGGTGGTCTACGGCTGGTACGACAACGAAATGGGGAGCTATGTCCACATGCTGGGGGATCGGACGCTTTCGGTGGCCGAGTCCCTGTAG